A genomic region of Vibrio sp. 10N contains the following coding sequences:
- the galM gene encoding galactose-1-epimerase, with the protein MTAIMNGLAADGKPPSLYTLSNASGMEVTVMDVGATWLSCKLPIDDEKREVLLGVDTMEDFARQKVFLGATVGRFANRIAGGRFKIDGHEFQAVTNQSGNSLHGGLDGFDKRRWNLVEKSDNSVELSLVSADGDQGFPGELMVSVRYSLSEQNQVLIDYSATTTAATPVNLTNHAYFNLLGAESEEDILGHSLQIRASHYLPTQADGIPFTEPEAVAGTSFDFNMTKPISTHLLADEQQRQANGYDHCYVLESQGNEPVARLVSPDSRVEMSVFTTKPGMQLYTGNWLANTPNRLGGLYKDYQGVALETQFYPDSPNRGWKESDAILRPGNQYKHSTSYEFAIK; encoded by the coding sequence ATGACAGCCATAATGAATGGACTTGCAGCAGACGGCAAACCACCTTCACTTTACACCTTGTCGAATGCTTCTGGAATGGAAGTAACGGTGATGGATGTTGGTGCGACATGGCTCAGTTGTAAGCTCCCTATCGACGATGAAAAACGAGAAGTGCTGTTGGGCGTTGATACGATGGAGGACTTTGCGCGTCAAAAGGTCTTCTTAGGTGCGACAGTCGGCCGCTTTGCCAATCGAATCGCTGGTGGAAGGTTTAAGATTGATGGCCACGAGTTTCAAGCCGTGACCAACCAATCAGGCAACAGTTTACACGGCGGCTTGGATGGCTTTGATAAGCGCCGTTGGAATTTGGTTGAGAAGAGTGATAACAGTGTTGAGCTCAGTTTAGTTTCAGCCGATGGTGACCAAGGGTTCCCCGGCGAGCTAATGGTGAGTGTCCGCTATAGCCTTAGTGAACAAAACCAAGTACTTATTGACTACAGTGCGACAACAACCGCGGCAACGCCGGTTAACCTAACCAATCACGCTTACTTTAATCTTTTGGGGGCTGAGTCTGAAGAGGATATCTTAGGTCATAGCTTGCAGATTCGTGCTTCGCACTATTTGCCGACACAAGCGGATGGTATTCCTTTTACAGAACCAGAGGCTGTTGCGGGGACCAGTTTCGATTTCAATATGACCAAGCCCATTTCGACCCATCTATTGGCCGATGAGCAGCAACGACAAGCAAATGGGTATGATCATTGTTACGTTTTAGAGAGCCAAGGTAACGAGCCGGTGGCGCGTCTCGTCTCTCCAGATAGTCGTGTTGAAATGAGCGTCTTCACGACGAAACCAGGAATGCAGCTGTATACGGGTAACTGGCTAGCGAATACACCTAATCGCCTAGGCGGACTATACAAAGATTATCAAGGGGTAGCGCTGGAAACTCAGTTTTATCCAGACTCGCCCAATCGCGGCTGGAAAGAGTCAGATGCGATTCTTCGACCTGGCAATCAGTATAAGCACAGTACAAGTTACGAGTTTGCCATCAAATAA
- a CDS encoding ABC transporter substrate-binding protein: MKIVKHLAATAILGASLSTTAWAGELVINSDQADPAPKEAWAEIVKRFEAENPDITVKYNLYDKEAYKTTIRNWLVTSPPDVVFWYAGNRMKTFVDRGLLEDVSDIWADNNMAQDFKSAAPAMTVNGKQYGVPYTYYQWGVYYRKDIFEKYGIAEPKTWDELKAAAATLKKNEVAPFAIGTKYLWTAAGWFDYINLRTNGLDFHIDLMDGKVPYTDDRVKKTFANWAELVEPGYYLDNHASYSWQEAQPFLYNGEAAMYLIGNFIAPNFPAELDGKMGFFQFPVIDPAVPIAEDAPMDTIHIPTKAKNKEDARKFLAFVAKPEIQQLVNDVLLQIPTNSKAKPADDEFLNIGVEMLADASGTAQFYDRDTDPAMAKEGMKGFQEFMVKPERVDQILKRLEKVRQRTFKN; the protein is encoded by the coding sequence ATGAAAATTGTGAAACACCTCGCTGCTACCGCCATACTTGGCGCTTCCCTCTCAACAACCGCTTGGGCGGGCGAGTTAGTGATTAACTCGGATCAAGCAGACCCTGCACCAAAAGAAGCGTGGGCTGAAATCGTGAAACGATTTGAAGCTGAAAACCCAGACATTACGGTGAAGTACAACTTGTATGATAAAGAAGCGTACAAGACGACAATTCGTAACTGGCTGGTCACGTCTCCACCGGATGTTGTGTTCTGGTATGCGGGTAACCGAATGAAAACATTCGTTGATCGTGGACTATTGGAAGATGTAAGTGACATTTGGGCTGACAACAACATGGCTCAAGATTTTAAATCGGCAGCGCCAGCGATGACGGTAAATGGTAAGCAATACGGTGTGCCTTACACTTACTATCAATGGGGTGTGTACTACCGTAAAGACATCTTCGAGAAGTATGGTATCGCTGAACCAAAAACGTGGGATGAGCTAAAAGCTGCAGCTGCGACACTGAAGAAGAATGAAGTGGCGCCCTTTGCCATCGGTACCAAGTACCTATGGACAGCAGCAGGTTGGTTCGACTACATCAACCTACGTACCAACGGTCTTGATTTCCACATCGACTTGATGGACGGCAAAGTACCTTACACTGATGATCGAGTTAAGAAGACTTTTGCAAATTGGGCTGAGCTGGTGGAGCCTGGCTACTACCTAGACAACCACGCCTCTTACTCTTGGCAGGAAGCGCAGCCGTTCTTGTATAACGGTGAAGCGGCTATGTACCTGATTGGTAACTTTATTGCTCCTAACTTCCCTGCTGAGCTTGATGGCAAAATGGGCTTCTTCCAATTCCCAGTTATCGATCCTGCTGTGCCAATTGCAGAAGATGCGCCAATGGATACCATTCATATCCCAACCAAAGCGAAGAACAAAGAAGATGCACGTAAGTTCCTAGCGTTTGTAGCCAAACCAGAGATCCAGCAGTTGGTGAATGATGTACTACTGCAGATCCCAACCAACAGTAAAGCCAAGCCTGCTGATGATGAATTCCTAAACATCGGCGTGGAAATGTTGGCAGATGCGAGCGGTACGGCTCAGTTCTACGACCGCGATACCGATCCTGCGATGGCGAAAGAAGGCATGAAGGGCTTCCAAGAGTTCATGGTGAAACCTGAGCGTGTGGATCAAATCCTAAAACGTCTTGAAAAAGTACGTCAGCGCACGTTTAAGAACTAA
- a CDS encoding cupin domain-containing protein has product METLINADFDQRVVIRPTDYQWVDSPMPGVSRMRLDRIGDEVGRVTSIVHYEPNSAFSAHTHSGGEEFYVLEGTFSDEHGDYPAGSYVRNPIGSAHTPKIGSDGATIFVKLHQFHEQDQAQFCINTLKQSWYRGLVDGLTVMPLHEFEAEHVSLVKWAPNTQFNAHQHWGGEEILVLEGTFYDEHGEYPKGTWIRSPHLSKHTPFTKEDGALIYVKTGHL; this is encoded by the coding sequence ATGGAAACTCTAATCAACGCCGATTTTGACCAGCGCGTAGTAATACGACCAACAGACTACCAGTGGGTTGACTCTCCTATGCCCGGCGTTAGTCGCATGCGTTTGGACCGTATTGGTGATGAAGTGGGACGCGTGACTTCCATCGTACACTATGAGCCAAATAGTGCGTTTTCAGCACACACCCACAGCGGCGGTGAAGAGTTTTACGTTTTGGAAGGCACCTTTTCCGATGAGCACGGCGACTACCCAGCAGGCAGCTATGTCCGTAATCCCATTGGCAGCGCACATACGCCGAAAATTGGCTCTGACGGTGCGACTATCTTCGTCAAACTGCACCAGTTCCATGAGCAAGACCAAGCTCAGTTTTGCATCAATACATTAAAGCAGTCATGGTATCGAGGATTGGTCGACGGACTCACCGTGATGCCGCTACATGAGTTTGAAGCTGAGCATGTTTCGCTAGTTAAATGGGCGCCCAATACCCAGTTCAATGCCCACCAACATTGGGGCGGAGAAGAAATATTGGTACTAGAAGGCACCTTTTATGACGAGCATGGTGAATACCCTAAAGGCACTTGGATCCGCAGTCCTCACCTTAGCAAGCACACCCCCTTCACCAAAGAAGATGGTGCGCTTATTTACGTCAAGACTGGGCATTTATAG
- a CDS encoding carbohydrate ABC transporter permease, which produces MYPQPIEKSGRFTNISYRVALPISIVMWLLPLIAVMMTSIRSMEDINKGNYWGWPSDIQFVENYTQVFTATPMGQYLLNSLIITLPAVAGAVALSTLAGFALAKYNFKANIWIFAMFIAGNFVPFQILMIPVRDLTITFGLYDTHWALIFFHVAFQAGFCTLFMRNFIVGIPDALIEAARVEGVSEMKIFWHVVLPLVRPALAALSVLVFTFIWNDYFWALVLVQSDEVRPVTAGLSALKGQWLASWQFISAGAVVAAIPPVVLFFTMQRHFIAGLTLGATKG; this is translated from the coding sequence ATGTACCCACAACCGATAGAAAAATCTGGACGCTTTACCAATATCAGCTATCGAGTGGCGCTGCCTATTTCGATTGTGATGTGGCTGTTGCCGCTTATTGCGGTGATGATGACCTCGATTCGTTCAATGGAAGACATCAACAAAGGTAATTACTGGGGCTGGCCGAGTGATATCCAGTTTGTTGAAAACTACACGCAAGTGTTCACGGCAACGCCGATGGGGCAGTATCTGCTGAATAGTTTGATCATCACGTTGCCCGCAGTTGCAGGCGCGGTGGCGCTGTCTACGTTGGCAGGGTTTGCGCTCGCGAAGTATAACTTCAAGGCCAATATTTGGATTTTTGCGATGTTCATTGCAGGTAACTTCGTTCCGTTCCAAATCCTGATGATTCCAGTGCGCGATCTCACCATTACCTTTGGTCTTTATGATACGCATTGGGCGCTTATCTTCTTCCACGTCGCCTTCCAAGCCGGCTTTTGTACCCTGTTTATGCGCAACTTTATTGTCGGCATCCCCGATGCCTTGATTGAGGCGGCGCGCGTTGAGGGTGTGAGTGAAATGAAAATCTTCTGGCACGTGGTGTTGCCGCTTGTCAGACCGGCATTGGCCGCATTGTCTGTATTGGTATTTACCTTTATTTGGAATGACTACTTTTGGGCGCTGGTTTTAGTGCAAAGCGATGAAGTGCGCCCCGTAACGGCAGGATTGAGTGCATTGAAAGGGCAGTGGTTGGCGTCATGGCAGTTTATATCTGCTGGTGCCGTCGTCGCTGCAATTCCTCCAGTGGTGCTGTTCTTTACCATGCAGCGTCACTTTATTGCTGGTCTAACGTTGGGAGCAACCAAAGGTTAA
- a CDS encoding beta-galactosidase: MRTFAQVMAAREWENQHVVQRNVLTAHAPLHAYSSIEQARVGDASDNQTSLNGQWQFTLLTAPEAMSEAFTEPDFEDSDWHSLPVPSNWQLHGFDKPIYTNVKYPFVDNPPYVPEQNPTGVYRKNFDYSPRENTSTTITFDGVNSAFHLWCNGHWVGYSQDSRLPAEFDLSQHLISGRNQLTVMVLRWSDGSYLEDQDMWWLSGIFRDVTLRTKPITHIADVETVASLQPGYRDGLLTVTTTVSSPSDTLKVNVALFDAAGNEIAAQTQVFGVEFVDEKGAWDNKAIHRLSVADVKAWSAEAPHLYRVVVSLIDDQNQLIDCEAYSVGFRNVEVLNGQLCVNGKPLLIRGVNRHEHHPELGHVMTREAMIEDIKLLKQNNFNAVRTAHYPNHPIWYQLCDEFGLYLVDEANIETHGQVPMCRLSDDSEWLNAYMRRMVNLVERDKNHPSVIVWSLGNESGIGGNHHAMYQWVKQRDPSRPVQYEGGGAMTAATDIICPMYARVNWDLPVVGHQPEVTPRIGIKKAIALPNESRPLILCEYAHAMGNSLGSFVDYWQAFRDHPRLQGGFIWDWVDQGLSKVDDKGRHYWAYGGDFGDEINDRQFCINGLIFPDRTAHPALFEVKKAQQYYQFKLVSEQPLTIEIENENLFVASDNEVLYWQLIQDGTPSTSGELAMTIQPGQKQQITLCEVIDKQPGAEYHLNLETRLNEETPWAGAGHVTAIEQIELQAVPTLLVPKTPPIAQLEVVETEQCLSVVSDDIAFEFDSASGYLVSCKVHGVEKLTQPIQNNFYRAPIDNDIGTSEANKLDPNSWFARWQTAGLANLTRECHSFDYHLVEDGVDITCVAIYSNDQTPIISSTWRYHIDSEGQLTIDVDVAFAKGLPPMPRVGLELGLYHQPQDDTPVEWFGRGPHENYPDRIESAHFGRYQQPLSSMHTDYIFPSENGLRCDNRELKVGSLTVTGKFHFSVSEFSQHSLADAKHTNELEKDGCLYVRIDGYHMGVGGDDSWTPSVHKAYQLREQRYRYEVALRFNA, translated from the coding sequence ATGAGAACTTTTGCCCAAGTGATGGCGGCACGAGAGTGGGAAAATCAACACGTTGTTCAGCGCAACGTACTGACCGCTCACGCGCCTTTGCATGCCTACAGCAGTATTGAGCAAGCTCGAGTTGGTGACGCATCAGATAATCAAACCTCGCTTAATGGGCAGTGGCAGTTTACCTTGCTGACAGCGCCAGAGGCGATGTCAGAAGCCTTTACTGAGCCAGATTTTGAGGATTCAGACTGGCACTCTCTTCCGGTTCCTTCTAACTGGCAATTGCACGGTTTTGATAAACCAATCTACACCAATGTGAAGTACCCATTTGTCGATAATCCTCCTTACGTTCCAGAGCAGAACCCAACAGGGGTGTATCGTAAAAATTTTGATTATTCACCACGAGAAAACACGTCCACCACCATCACCTTTGATGGTGTGAACAGTGCATTCCATTTATGGTGTAACGGACATTGGGTAGGGTATTCACAAGATTCTCGACTGCCGGCTGAGTTTGACCTTAGCCAGCATCTGATATCGGGTCGCAACCAACTAACCGTGATGGTGCTGAGATGGTCTGACGGCTCTTATCTTGAAGATCAAGATATGTGGTGGCTAAGTGGCATCTTCCGTGATGTTACTTTGCGCACGAAACCTATAACGCATATAGCGGATGTGGAGACTGTCGCCAGTTTACAACCTGGTTATCGAGATGGTCTGCTAACGGTGACGACAACGGTATCCTCGCCAAGCGACACACTTAAAGTGAACGTGGCACTATTTGATGCAGCAGGTAATGAAATAGCAGCTCAAACTCAAGTATTTGGCGTCGAATTTGTCGATGAAAAAGGTGCGTGGGACAACAAAGCGATTCATCGCTTGTCGGTAGCCGATGTGAAAGCTTGGAGCGCCGAAGCGCCACATTTGTATCGCGTTGTCGTGTCACTCATTGATGACCAGAATCAGCTCATTGACTGCGAAGCCTATTCGGTTGGTTTTCGCAATGTCGAAGTCTTAAATGGCCAGCTCTGCGTCAACGGCAAGCCGCTTCTTATTCGTGGCGTCAATCGTCATGAGCATCATCCAGAGCTTGGGCATGTCATGACTCGCGAGGCGATGATAGAAGACATCAAACTCCTAAAGCAAAATAATTTTAACGCGGTACGTACCGCGCACTACCCCAACCATCCGATTTGGTATCAACTGTGTGATGAGTTTGGGCTGTATTTAGTTGATGAAGCCAACATAGAAACCCATGGCCAAGTGCCAATGTGCCGTTTGTCTGACGACAGCGAATGGCTGAACGCTTATATGCGACGCATGGTGAATTTGGTCGAGCGAGATAAAAACCACCCGTCTGTGATTGTATGGTCGCTTGGCAATGAATCGGGCATCGGCGGCAATCATCATGCAATGTATCAATGGGTTAAACAGCGTGACCCATCGAGACCAGTGCAGTATGAAGGCGGCGGTGCGATGACGGCGGCGACAGACATTATTTGTCCTATGTACGCGCGCGTAAACTGGGACTTGCCTGTGGTTGGGCACCAGCCAGAAGTTACTCCGCGTATCGGCATCAAAAAGGCCATAGCGCTTCCGAATGAATCACGGCCGCTGATCTTGTGTGAGTACGCCCACGCAATGGGAAACAGCTTGGGAAGCTTTGTCGACTATTGGCAAGCGTTTCGTGACCATCCAAGATTGCAAGGCGGCTTTATTTGGGATTGGGTCGATCAAGGCCTGAGTAAAGTGGATGACAAAGGGCGTCATTACTGGGCGTACGGCGGCGACTTTGGTGATGAAATTAACGACCGCCAATTCTGTATCAATGGTTTGATATTCCCTGATAGAACGGCGCACCCTGCCTTGTTTGAAGTGAAAAAAGCTCAGCAATATTATCAGTTTAAGCTAGTTAGTGAGCAGCCACTTACTATCGAAATAGAGAATGAGAACCTGTTTGTTGCCAGCGACAATGAAGTCCTTTACTGGCAACTGATCCAAGATGGCACGCCGAGTACTTCTGGCGAATTAGCCATGACAATTCAGCCCGGGCAGAAACAGCAGATCACCTTATGTGAGGTTATCGATAAGCAGCCCGGTGCCGAATACCATCTCAATTTAGAAACTAGACTGAATGAAGAAACACCGTGGGCAGGGGCTGGGCATGTTACCGCGATAGAGCAAATAGAGCTGCAAGCTGTACCGACGCTTTTGGTGCCTAAAACGCCACCCATCGCTCAGTTAGAAGTTGTAGAAACAGAACAGTGTCTCTCAGTGGTGAGCGATGATATTGCCTTTGAGTTTGATAGTGCCAGCGGCTATCTCGTGAGCTGCAAGGTTCACGGCGTTGAGAAGTTAACACAGCCGATTCAAAACAACTTTTATCGAGCGCCAATCGACAACGATATCGGTACCAGTGAAGCCAATAAGCTTGATCCCAACTCCTGGTTTGCTCGTTGGCAAACCGCAGGCTTGGCGAACTTAACTCGTGAGTGTCATTCCTTCGATTATCACTTGGTAGAGGATGGTGTCGATATCACCTGTGTAGCCATTTATAGCAACGATCAGACGCCAATCATTTCCAGCACTTGGCGTTACCACATTGATAGCGAAGGTCAGCTAACTATAGACGTGGATGTCGCGTTTGCGAAAGGCCTACCACCAATGCCAAGAGTGGGATTGGAGCTCGGGCTATATCATCAGCCACAAGATGACACCCCTGTAGAGTGGTTTGGACGTGGGCCACATGAAAACTACCCTGACCGAATTGAGTCAGCGCACTTTGGTCGCTATCAACAGCCACTGTCTAGCATGCACACTGACTATATTTTTCCATCGGAAAATGGTCTGCGTTGCGACAACCGCGAGTTAAAGGTTGGCAGTTTGACGGTGACGGGCAAGTTTCATTTTTCTGTCAGCGAGTTCAGCCAACATAGTTTAGCTGACGCAAAGCACACCAACGAGCTTGAAAAAGATGGCTGCTTGTATGTGCGTATCGATGGTTACCACATGGGCGTAGGAGGCGATGACTCTTGGACACCAAGCGTTCACAAGGCTTATCAACTTCGCGAGCAACGCTATCGATATGAGGTAGCACTAAGATTTAATGCCTGA
- a CDS encoding carbohydrate ABC transporter permease produces the protein MEQSVKTVYPQNQLPSQRRKSRINTQVAPWIFLAPAILIFAVYVIYPILDSIWLSFYEWDGLGEKTWVGLDNYRELFDSEAFYTSLKNNFLWLVFFMLAPPIGLAIALFLNQQVRGIRVVKSLFFFPFVISQVVVGLVFAWFYDPSFGLFNIVLGFFDIEAIAILSNEDYVTYGIIAAGLWPQISYCMILYLTGLNNLDPEQLEAARLDGAKKLRMLWYVVLPQLRPATFIAIVVTVIGALRSFDLVATMTAGGPWGSSSVLAYQMYEESIFNYRMGYGASVSVVLFLIMDIYIAYFLWRMLRSEK, from the coding sequence GCGCCATGGATATTTTTGGCGCCAGCTATCCTAATTTTTGCTGTTTACGTCATCTATCCAATTCTGGACAGTATTTGGCTGAGCTTTTATGAATGGGATGGATTGGGTGAAAAAACATGGGTGGGTCTCGACAATTATCGAGAGCTTTTTGACTCAGAAGCCTTCTATACCTCGCTTAAAAATAACTTTTTGTGGTTGGTGTTCTTTATGTTGGCACCACCCATTGGATTGGCTATTGCGCTCTTTCTCAATCAACAAGTAAGAGGAATTCGCGTAGTTAAATCTCTGTTTTTCTTCCCTTTCGTTATCTCTCAAGTGGTGGTCGGCCTCGTCTTTGCTTGGTTCTATGACCCTTCTTTTGGTCTGTTTAACATCGTACTTGGCTTTTTCGATATTGAAGCTATTGCGATTTTGTCCAACGAAGATTACGTGACCTACGGGATCATTGCCGCTGGTCTGTGGCCACAGATTTCCTATTGCATGATCTTGTATCTCACAGGTTTGAATAACCTGGATCCAGAGCAGTTGGAAGCTGCGCGCCTTGATGGTGCCAAGAAACTGCGCATGCTTTGGTACGTGGTGTTACCTCAGCTTCGTCCAGCGACGTTTATCGCTATCGTGGTTACGGTCATCGGCGCACTTCGTTCGTTTGACCTCGTGGCGACCATGACTGCGGGTGGCCCGTGGGGGAGCTCATCAGTGCTCGCTTATCAAATGTACGAAGAATCAATATTCAACTACCGCATGGGTTATGGCGCCTCGGTATCGGTTGTTCTGTTTCTGATTATGGATATCTACATCGCTTACTTCTTGTGGCGAATGCTAAGGAGTGAAAAATAA
- the galK gene encoding galactokinase: MSELITNVKSVFKQVLDYQPTHIIQAPGRVNLIGEHTDYNDGFVLPCAINYQTVVAAAKREDNLIRLVSVDYGNDTDEFDLSKPIEFLPGKMWANYIRGVVKFLLARGYRFSGADICVTGNVPQGAGLSSSAALEVVIGQTFKTLYELDISQAEIALNGQKAENEFVGCNCGIMDQMISAKGEQNHAMLLDCRTLESEAVSMPEEMAVVIINSNKQRGLVDSEYNTRRLQCEQAAQVFGVKALRDVSIEEFNQNQQSLEEVVAKRARHVITENDRTLEAAKALRAQEMKRLGELMAESHASMRDDFEITVSEIDCLVDIVKDVIGDQGGVRMTGGGFGGCIVALIPPSLTDAVEQAVTAKYQAATGLQASIYVCQASAGSGVVEVLEH; this comes from the coding sequence ATGTCTGAATTAATAACTAACGTGAAAAGCGTGTTTAAACAGGTATTGGACTATCAACCGACCCATATTATTCAAGCGCCAGGTCGAGTGAACTTAATTGGCGAACATACCGATTATAACGATGGCTTTGTGTTGCCCTGTGCTATTAACTACCAAACCGTCGTCGCTGCAGCAAAGCGCGAAGATAACCTCATTCGTTTGGTATCGGTCGATTATGGCAATGATACCGATGAATTTGACCTCTCCAAACCGATAGAGTTTTTGCCAGGAAAAATGTGGGCAAATTACATTCGTGGCGTGGTGAAATTCTTGCTAGCCCGAGGCTATAGATTTAGCGGTGCTGACATTTGTGTCACGGGCAATGTCCCTCAAGGTGCGGGCCTGAGCTCTTCTGCAGCTTTGGAAGTGGTGATTGGGCAGACTTTCAAAACACTTTACGAACTCGATATCAGCCAAGCCGAAATTGCGCTTAATGGTCAGAAAGCTGAAAATGAGTTTGTGGGTTGCAACTGCGGCATTATGGACCAAATGATTTCCGCCAAAGGCGAGCAAAATCACGCCATGTTGCTTGATTGTCGAACGTTGGAATCGGAAGCGGTGTCGATGCCAGAGGAAATGGCAGTGGTCATCATTAACTCCAATAAACAGCGTGGTCTTGTCGACAGTGAGTACAACACAAGACGCCTGCAGTGCGAACAAGCGGCTCAGGTATTTGGCGTCAAAGCGCTGCGTGATGTGAGTATTGAAGAGTTCAATCAAAACCAACAAAGCTTAGAAGAGGTTGTTGCTAAAAGAGCGCGCCACGTTATCACTGAAAATGACCGAACTCTTGAGGCTGCGAAGGCATTGCGAGCTCAAGAGATGAAACGTTTGGGCGAGCTCATGGCCGAATCACACGCTTCGATGCGTGATGATTTTGAGATCACCGTGAGCGAAATAGATTGCTTAGTTGACATTGTCAAAGATGTGATTGGCGACCAAGGCGGCGTGAGAATGACTGGTGGCGGCTTTGGCGGCTGTATCGTTGCATTGATCCCGCCAAGTCTAACCGATGCCGTTGAGCAAGCTGTGACCGCGAAGTATCAAGCAGCCACTGGATTGCAAGCATCGATTTATGTGTGCCAAGCAAGTGCAGGGTCAGGTGTTGTAGAAGTGCTTGAGCATTGA
- a CDS encoding UDP-glucose--hexose-1-phosphate uridylyltransferase, producing the protein MTDIQFDPVDHPHRRYNPLTGQWILVSPHRAKRPWSGQDEKPATQALLSFDENCFLCPTNARISGDVNPDYQGTYVFSNDFAALMPDSPDAPQSDNPLFRTQGVRGLSRVICFSPDHSKTLPELSVSKIRGVIDTWNEQIEELGKEYIWVQAFENKGETMGCSQPHPHGQIWANSFLPNEIERKDKHLREYFEQYGSNLLVDYVEAERQDGSRTVVETEHWLAVVPYWAAWPFETMLLPKAHVRRMSELSDEQRDDLAVAMKKLTSRYDNLFQCSFPYSMGWHFAPFFEDSENIEHWQLHALFYPPLLRSATVRKFMVGYEMLAESQRDLTAEQAAERLRALSDVHYKEQ; encoded by the coding sequence ATGACCGACATTCAGTTTGACCCAGTGGATCATCCACATCGTCGTTACAACCCATTGACCGGGCAGTGGATCTTGGTGTCGCCACATCGTGCTAAGCGTCCTTGGAGTGGTCAGGATGAAAAGCCTGCTACGCAAGCGTTACTGAGCTTCGATGAAAACTGCTTCTTGTGTCCAACCAATGCTCGTATTTCTGGTGATGTGAACCCGGATTACCAAGGCACTTACGTGTTTAGCAACGATTTCGCGGCACTAATGCCGGACTCTCCCGATGCGCCGCAATCCGACAACCCCTTATTTAGAACTCAAGGGGTACGCGGTTTAAGCCGAGTGATTTGCTTCTCTCCTGATCACAGCAAAACTTTGCCTGAGCTCAGTGTCAGTAAGATCCGCGGCGTTATCGATACCTGGAATGAGCAGATTGAAGAGTTAGGTAAAGAGTACATTTGGGTACAAGCGTTTGAGAACAAGGGCGAAACCATGGGGTGCTCACAACCGCATCCCCACGGCCAGATTTGGGCGAACAGCTTTTTGCCAAATGAAATCGAGCGCAAAGACAAGCACTTACGAGAGTATTTTGAGCAATATGGCTCAAATCTGCTGGTCGATTATGTGGAGGCGGAGCGGCAAGACGGTTCAAGAACCGTGGTTGAAACCGAACACTGGCTCGCCGTTGTACCGTACTGGGCAGCGTGGCCGTTTGAAACCATGTTGCTACCAAAAGCGCATGTTCGCCGTATGAGCGAACTCAGCGATGAGCAGCGAGATGATTTGGCGGTGGCGATGAAAAAACTGACCAGTCGCTACGACAACCTATTCCAGTGTTCTTTCCCATATTCCATGGGTTGGCACTTCGCACCGTTCTTTGAAGACAGTGAGAATATTGAACATTGGCAGTTACACGCACTGTTTTATCCACCACTACTGCGCAGCGCCACAGTGAGAAAGTTCATGGTGGGCTATGAAATGCTCGCCGAGTCGCAGCGTGACTTGACTGCAGAGCAAGCGGCTGAGCGACTAAGAGCGTTGAGTGATGTGCATTACAAAGAGCAGTAA